A DNA window from Andrena cerasifolii isolate SP2316 chromosome 16, iyAndCera1_principal, whole genome shotgun sequence contains the following coding sequences:
- the LOC143377619 gene encoding uncharacterized protein LOC143377619: MWRKLLSKSGRRLLRAIKKLSTRSRKAKRSENLTSWHSAIPDLETASLSWSLPSLDTKSIDTYMTYVAENSEDCDSMCCYCDEYEENQRNENIENEMII; encoded by the exons ATGTGGAGGAAATTGCTCAGCAAGTCCGGACGCAGACTCCTCAGG GCGATCAAGAAACTGTCGACGAGGAGCCGCAAGGCGAAAAGGTCGGAAAACTTGACCTCCTGGCACTCGGCCATACCGGACCTCGAGACAGCCTCTTTGTCGTGGTCCCTGCCGTCTCTGGACACCAAAAGCATCGACACGTACATGACGTACGTGGCCGAGAACTCGGAGGATTGCGACTCGATGTGCTGCTACTGCGACGAGTACGAGGAGAATCAGAGGAACGAGAATATCGAGAACGAGATGATCATCTAA
- the Hey gene encoding hairy/E(spl)-related with YRPW motif: MWRVVVARSDENSTLLSSEIASGPVGPSHISSLPGPPSGHHWGYPPPPHPSYQPQHPDMRHHHDMRPPHELRHPTGADLRPQELRHEMHRPDLRHQELHRPEMARHQDIRHQDMTGMRPDMGPEMRSSHEFSDLKIDVTDMRNQEGGQQQQQQQQQQQQPPPQQAQAHQQRNLKRAMSDSDCDDVFSEESGKEPCNSPGGDSCQHASRKRRRGMIEKKRRDRINASLGELRRLVPAAARDPHSGKLEKAEILQLTVEHLRTLRNKGPEGYDSTKLAMDYHAVGWGECAAEVGRYLVTMEGLDERDPLRLRLLSHLQSFHREHPPSAVPATVPSAPTTLTSTSSTSSYEPASTVSSGMPAGAGGMPPLLGGGALGWGQYPGQYPQQQHGKPYRPWGAELAY; the protein is encoded by the exons ATGTGGAGAGTGGTGGTTGCTCGGTCAGACGAGAACAGCACCCTGCTGTCGTCGGAGATCGCCTCCGGCCCGGTCGGACCGAGTCACATCTCGAGCCTGCCGGGACCACCTTCTGGTCACCATTGGGGCTACCCGCCGCCACCGCATCCCTCTTATCAGCCTCAGCATCCGGACATGCGTCATCATCACGACATGCGGCCACCTCACGAGCTGAGGCACCCAACGGGCGCCGATCTTAGGCCCCAGGAGCTCAGACACGAGATGCACAGGCCGGATCTCAGGCATCAGGAGCTGCACAGACCCGAAATGGCCAGGCACCAAGATATCAGACATCAAGACATGACGGGGATGAGGCCAGACATGGGCCCGGAGATGAGATCTAGTCACGAGTTTTCCGATCTGAAGATCGACGTTACGGATATGAGGAATCAGGAGGGCgggcagcaacagcaacaacaacaacagcagcagcagcaaccacCGCCACAGCAGGCACAAGCTCATCAACAGAGAAATCTAAAGAGGGCTATGAGCGATTCCGACTGCGACGACGTGTTCTCCGAGGAGAGCGGCAAAGAACC TTGCAACTCGCCGGGAGGCGATTCCTGTCAGCACGCGTCGCGGAAACGCAGGAGGGGAATGATCGAGAAGAAGCGTCGCGACAGAATAAACGCGTCCCTTGGCGAGCTGCGAAGATTGGTACCCGCAGCGGCGAGGGATCCTCACAGCGGCAAATTGGAAAAGGCGGAGATTCTGCAGCTCACCGTCGAGCATCTGCGAACGCTTCGGAACAAAG GACCCGAGGGATACGACAGCACGAAGCTGGCGATGGACTATCACGCGGTGGGCTGGGGCGAGTGCGCGGCCGAAGTCGGTCGCTATCTGGTCACGATGGAGGGCCTCGACGAGAGGGATCCTCTGAGGCTGCGGCTGCTCTCCCATCTGCAAAGCTTCCACCGCGAGCATCCCCCGTCCGCGGTGCCAGCCACCGTTCCTTCggcaccgaccaccttgacgtcCACCTCGTCGACGAGCAGCTACGAGCCAGCCAGCACCGTTTCCAGCGGAATGCCAGCTGGAGCCGGGGGCATGCCACCCCTTCTAGGCGGAGGCGCCCTCGGATGGGGCCAGTACCCAGGACAGTATCCTCAGCAGCAACACGGCAAGCCTTACAGGCCGTGGGGCGCCGAACTGGCCTACTGA